One Sphaeramia orbicularis chromosome 21, fSphaOr1.1, whole genome shotgun sequence DNA window includes the following coding sequences:
- the mid1 gene encoding LOW QUALITY PROTEIN: E3 ubiquitin-protein ligase Midline-1 (The sequence of the model RefSeq protein was modified relative to this genomic sequence to represent the inferred CDS: deleted 1 base in 1 codon), protein METLESELTCPICLELFEDPLLLPCAHSLCFNCAHRILVSHCTPTEPIQSISAFQCPTCRYVITLNQRGLEGLKRNVTLQNIIDRYQKASLSGPNSPNETRREQATPDCKAMTSPSDRVQCQFCEQDPPQDAVKTCVTCEVSYCDECLKATHPNKKPFTGHRLIEPLLDSHLRGLMCLEHEDEKVNMYCVTDEQLICALCKLVGRHRDHQVAALSDRYDKLKKSPGRFLCVGRDRSYQEADQQALDSNLSNLIKRTSELETLMGKLIQTCQHVEVNASRQENKLLEECDLLINIIQQRRQIIATKIKEGKAVRLRKLAQQIAGCKQCIERSSSLITQADQTLKETDHARFLQTAKSICERVSMATASSQILLPEINLNDTFDTFALDFTREKKMLESLDYLTAPNPPVIREELCTASYDTITVHWTSDDEFSVVSYELQYAIFTSQSNVVSLCNSADSWMIVPNIKQNHYTVHGLQCGTRYIFIVKAINQAGNRSSEPGKLKTNSQPFKLDPKSAHRKLRVSHDNLTVERERDSSKKSHSQDRFSSQSSYGVIGNVYIDSGRHYWEALIGGSTWFAVGIAYKSAPKHEWVGKNSASWVLARCNNSWAVRHNSKEMPIEPSPHLRRLGVLLDYDSGSLSFYDAVASQHLYTFDIAFAQPVCPVFNVWNRCLTILSGLPIPDHLEGSDYNQLISKTRPECHAPFVTVTTIN, encoded by the exons ATGGAAACACTGGAGTCGGAGCTGACCTGTCCAATTTGTCTGGAGCTCTTTGAGGACCCACTGCTCTTGCCCTGCGCGCACAGCCTTTGTTTCAACTGTGCCCATCGTATCCTGGTGTCACACTGCACCCCCACAGAGCCAATTCAGTCCATCAGCGCCTTCCAGTGTCCAACCTGTCGCTATGTTATCACCCTCAACCAGAGGGGCCTAGAGGGACTCAAACGCAACGTTACGCTGCAGAACATCATCGACCGTTACCAGAAGGCTTCTCTGAGCGGACCCAACTCACCTAACGAGACTCGACGTGAACAAGCCACCCCGGACTGCAAAGCCATGACATCTCCCAGTGACAGGGTGCAGTGTCAGTTCTGCGAGCAAGACCCTCCACAGGACGCCGTGAAGACCTGCGTCACCTGTGAGGTGTCGTACTGTGATGAATGTCTCAAGGCCACCCACCCTAACAAGAAGCCTTTCACAGGCCACCGTCTAATCGAGCCCTTGCTGGACTCCCATCTGCGAGGGCTTATGTGTCTGGAACATGAAGATGAGAAGGTCAACATGTACTGTGTGACAGATGAACAACTGATCTGTGCTCTTTGTAAGCTGGTTGGCCGACACAGAGACCACCAAGTAGCAGCCCTGAGTGACCGATATGATAAACTCAAG AAATCTCCTGGCCGCTTTCTCTGTGTGGGGCGTGATCGGTCATACCAGGAGGCGGACCAG caagcctTGGATTCCAATCTTAGCAATCTAATCAAGAGGACCAGTGAGTTGGAAACCCTGATGGGCAAACTTATCCAAACCTGCCAACATGTGGAG GTAAATGCATCGAGACAAGAGAACAAGCTTCTTGAGGAGTGTGACCTGCTGATTAATATCATACAGCAGCGAAGACAAATCATAGCGACCAAGATAAAGGAGGGCAAG GCTGTACGGCTGAGGAAACTGGCGCAGCAGATAGCCGGATGCAAACAGTGCATCGAAAGGTCCTCCTCTCTCATCACTCAGGCCGACCAAACCCTCAAGGAGACGGACCACGCTCGATTCCTCCAGACAGCCAAGAGCATCTGTGAGAG AGTCTCTATGGCAACTGCATCCTCTCAAATCCTGTTACCAGAAATTAACTTGAATGACACCTTTGATACTTTTGCTTTGGATTTTACACGGGAGAAGAAAATGCTAGAAAGCTTGGATTACCTTACAG CACCAAATCCACCAGTAATCCGTGAGGAATTATGTACAGCTTCATATGACACGATCACAGTTCACTGGACATCAGATGATGAGTTCTCTGTTGTATCGTATGAACTTCAGTACGCCATTTTTACCAGCCAGTCCAATGTTGTCA GTTTGTGTAACTCCGCCGATAGCTGGATGATAGTACCAAACATCAAGCAAAACCACTACACTGTGCATGGACTCCAGTGTGGCACCAGGTACATTTTCATAGTAAAGGCTATCAACCAGGCTGGAAACCGTAGCAGCGAACCAGGGAAACTCAAGACCAACA GTCAGCCATTCAAGTTGGACCCAAAGTCTGCACATCGGAAGCTGAGGGTGTCCCACGACAATCTGACagtggagagggagagagactcGTCCAAGAAAAGCCACAGTCAGGACCGCTTCTCCAGCCAAAGCAGCTACGGCGTC ATCGGAAACGTCTACATCGACAGCGGCCGCCATTACTGGGAGGCTTTGATAGGAGGAAGCACGTG GTTTGCCGTGGGCATCGCTTATAAGTCTGCACCAAAACATGAATGGGTTGGTAAAAACTCAGCCTCCTGGGTTCTGGCTCGTTGTAATAACTCATGGGCTGTGCGTCACAACAGCAAAGAGATGCCCATCGAGCCCTCACCTCACCTGCGGCGCCTTGGAGTATTGTTGGATTATGACTCTGGATCTCTATCTTTCTACGACGCTGTTGCCTCGCAGCACTTGTACACATTTGACATCGCCTTTGCCCAGCCGGTTTGccctgtgttcaatgtgtggaacAGATGTTTAACAATCCTCTCTGGCCTGCCAATCCCCGACCACTTGGAAGGGTCAGACTACAACCAACTAATTTCAAAGACAAGACCAGAATGCCATGCACCTTTTGTGACTGTGACAACCATAAACTGA